One Stenotrophomonas maltophilia DNA window includes the following coding sequences:
- a CDS encoding DNA-directed RNA polymerase subunit alpha, with protein sequence MTVTANQVLRPRGPQIERLTDTRAKVVIEPLERGYGHTLGNALRRVLLSSIPGFAITEVEIDGVLHEYTTVEGLQEDVLEVLLNLKDVAIRMHSGDSATLSLSKQGPGVVTAADIKVDHNVEILNGEHVICHLTKDTAINMRLKIERGFGYQPAAARRRPDEETRAIGRLVLDASFSPVRRVAYAVEAARVEQRTDLDKLVIDIETNGTIDAEEAVRTAADILSDQLSVFGDFTHRDRGAAKPANNGVDPVLLRPIDDLELTVRSANCLKAESIYYIGDLIQKTEVELLKTPNLGKKSLTEIKEVLAQRGLSLGMKLENWPPAGVASHGMLG encoded by the coding sequence ATGACGGTTACCGCCAACCAGGTTCTGCGTCCTCGCGGTCCGCAGATCGAACGCCTTACCGACACCCGTGCAAAGGTCGTTATCGAACCTTTGGAGCGGGGTTACGGGCATACGCTGGGTAATGCCCTGCGTCGCGTGCTGCTGTCGTCCATCCCGGGCTTCGCCATCACGGAAGTCGAAATCGACGGCGTGTTGCATGAGTACACCACGGTCGAAGGTCTGCAGGAGGACGTGCTCGAAGTCCTGCTGAACCTGAAGGACGTGGCCATCCGTATGCACTCCGGCGACAGCGCCACCCTGTCCCTGTCCAAGCAGGGCCCGGGCGTTGTCACTGCTGCCGACATCAAGGTCGACCACAATGTGGAGATCCTGAACGGCGAACACGTGATCTGCCACCTGACCAAGGATACGGCGATCAACATGCGTCTGAAGATCGAACGTGGTTTCGGCTACCAGCCGGCTGCCGCGCGTCGTCGTCCGGACGAAGAAACCCGTGCCATCGGCCGTCTGGTCCTGGATGCCTCGTTCTCGCCGGTCCGCCGCGTCGCCTATGCCGTGGAAGCGGCCCGCGTCGAACAGCGTACCGACCTGGACAAGCTGGTCATCGATATCGAGACCAACGGCACCATCGACGCCGAGGAAGCCGTGCGCACCGCCGCCGACATCCTCAGCGACCAGCTGTCGGTGTTCGGTGACTTCACCCACCGCGACCGCGGTGCAGCCAAGCCGGCCAACAACGGCGTGGATCCGGTGCTGCTGCGCCCGATCGACGATCTGGAGCTGACCGTGCGTTCGGCCAACTGCCTGAAGGCCGAAAGCATCTACTACATCGGCGATCTGATCCAGAAGACCGAAGTGGAGCTGCTGAAGACTCCGAACCTGGGCAAGAAGTCGCTCACCGAGATCAAGGAAGTGCTGGCTCAGCGCGGCCTGTCGCTCGGCATGAAGCTGGAGAACTGGCCGCCGGCCGGCGTCGCCAGCCACGGCATGCTGGGCTGA
- the rplQ gene encoding 50S ribosomal protein L17: protein MRHQKSGRKFSRTSAHREAMFKNMAASLFKHELIKTTLPKAKELRRVAEPLITLAKVDSVANRRLAFARLRDNEAVGNLFTILGPRYANRPGGYLRLLKCGFRAGDNAPMAYVELVDRPVVAEEVAE from the coding sequence ATGCGTCACCAGAAGTCTGGCCGTAAGTTCAGCCGTACCAGCGCCCACCGCGAAGCGATGTTCAAGAACATGGCCGCCTCGCTGTTCAAGCACGAGCTGATCAAGACCACCCTGCCGAAGGCCAAGGAACTGCGCCGCGTTGCCGAGCCGCTGATCACCTTGGCCAAGGTTGATTCCGTTGCCAACCGCCGTCTGGCCTTCGCCCGCCTGCGCGACAACGAAGCCGTGGGCAACCTGTTCACCATCCTGGGCCCGCGCTACGCGAACCGTCCGGGCGGCTACCTGCGTCTGCTGAAGTGCGGCTTCCGCGCCGGCGACAACGCGCCGATGGCCTACGTCGAGCTGGTTGACCGTCCGGTCGTGGCCGAGGAAGTGGCCGAGTAA
- a CDS encoding disulfide bond formation protein B has product MNPLRWPFRAQFFLGFLICAGLLGYAIFLQLKMGLEPCPLCIFQRLAFAALGLLFLIGALHGPSNRPGRATYGVLAFIAAAVGVGIAARHVYVQMLPPEMGSTCGPPLAFLSETMGPLEVFRTVLTGTGNCGNIDWTFLGLTMPMWSAVWFVLLALWALVVSLRKVKR; this is encoded by the coding sequence ATGAATCCACTGCGCTGGCCCTTCCGCGCCCAGTTCTTCCTGGGCTTCCTGATCTGCGCGGGCCTGCTTGGCTACGCGATCTTCCTGCAGCTGAAGATGGGCCTGGAGCCGTGTCCGCTGTGCATCTTCCAGCGCCTGGCCTTCGCCGCGCTCGGCCTGCTGTTCCTGATCGGTGCGCTGCACGGGCCATCCAACCGCCCGGGACGCGCGACCTATGGCGTGCTGGCCTTCATTGCCGCCGCAGTGGGCGTCGGCATCGCCGCGCGCCACGTCTACGTGCAGATGCTGCCGCCGGAAATGGGTTCCACCTGTGGCCCGCCGCTGGCCTTCCTGAGCGAGACCATGGGGCCGCTGGAAGTGTTCCGCACGGTACTGACCGGCACTGGCAACTGCGGCAACATCGACTGGACCTTCCTTGGCCTGACCATGCCGATGTGGTCGGCCGTGTGGTTCGTGCTGCTGGCGCTGTGGGCGCTGGTGGTGTCGCTGCGCAAGGTCAAGCGCTGA
- a CDS encoding TonB-dependent receptor, which produces MKPSLLATGITFALALASLPSLAVAADAAAPVKDLDTVTVSAQLDQARNALSPDIGSSQYQITAEDIQKQPLGASAPLSQVLLQAPGVVQDSYGGVHVRGDHANLQYRINGVLLPESISGFGQTLDARTIKSIRLMDGALPAQFGERTAAVVDITTRSGAELGNGGSVGITTGSFGKVNPNASWWGSQGRWSWFLTGNYDQNEVGLENPTSSRKPLHDDTHQGKAFADLTYLVNENTRLSVFAGFANNRFQVPVNPGQTPQFGYLDTTTFDSSQLDETQRETTRFGMLVLQGTLGSTAYQLSAGQRYSDAAFKPDVIGDLLFSGVASQVQRSNRANTLQADFSTPLGNDHALRYGLYGNYENARASNSSWVFPVDDTGQQSSTTPLLIPDRSAFHASTLALYVQDEWKIGDDWTVNYGLRGDRYKAFGRTEGQLSPRLGVVWNASDSTTVHAGYSRYFTPPASDLIASSDIALYDGTTNQQPSGGNNTPLAERSDYYDIGVSQQLGEHLTLGLDAYDRRVARLQDEGQFGAAYIYSTFNYRRGHIRGLEFSADYSNGPFSAYFNAAYNKAIGTQVITSQYNLDPDALAYVADHWIHLDHDQKLTSSGGLSYAFAGHNRIGANYVFGSGLRSDIEGVPNGGELPSYLQVNLSAGHDFNADSGHPLHVQLAVINALDRSYQLRDGGGVGVFAPQWGPRRGAYLSLQQDF; this is translated from the coding sequence ATGAAGCCCTCCCTGCTCGCTACCGGCATCACCTTCGCCCTGGCCCTGGCCAGTCTGCCTTCCCTCGCTGTGGCCGCCGATGCCGCCGCTCCCGTGAAGGACCTGGACACGGTCACCGTCAGCGCCCAGCTCGACCAGGCCCGCAATGCGCTGTCGCCGGACATCGGCAGCAGCCAGTACCAGATCACCGCCGAAGACATCCAGAAACAGCCGCTGGGTGCCTCCGCGCCGCTCAGCCAGGTGCTGCTGCAGGCGCCCGGCGTGGTCCAGGATTCCTATGGCGGCGTGCACGTACGCGGCGACCACGCCAACCTGCAGTACCGCATCAACGGCGTACTGCTGCCCGAATCGATCTCCGGCTTCGGCCAGACCCTGGATGCGCGCACGATCAAGAGCATCCGCCTGATGGACGGCGCGTTGCCAGCGCAGTTTGGCGAGCGCACCGCCGCGGTGGTCGACATCACCACCCGCAGTGGCGCCGAGCTCGGCAATGGCGGCAGCGTCGGCATCACCACCGGCTCGTTCGGCAAGGTCAATCCGAATGCCTCCTGGTGGGGCTCGCAGGGACGCTGGAGCTGGTTCCTGACCGGCAATTACGACCAGAACGAGGTCGGCCTGGAGAACCCCACCAGCTCGCGCAAGCCGCTGCACGACGATACCCACCAGGGCAAGGCCTTCGCCGACCTGACCTATCTGGTCAACGAGAACACCCGCCTGAGTGTGTTCGCCGGCTTCGCCAACAACCGCTTCCAGGTCCCGGTCAATCCGGGGCAGACGCCGCAGTTCGGTTACCTGGACACCACCACCTTCGACTCCAGCCAGCTGGATGAAACCCAGCGCGAGACTACCCGCTTCGGCATGCTGGTACTGCAGGGCACGCTGGGCAGCACCGCCTACCAGCTGTCTGCCGGGCAGCGCTACAGCGATGCAGCGTTCAAGCCGGATGTCATCGGCGATCTGCTGTTCAGTGGCGTCGCCTCGCAGGTGCAGCGCAGCAACCGCGCCAACACCCTGCAGGCCGACTTCTCCACCCCTCTGGGCAACGACCACGCATTGCGCTACGGCCTGTACGGCAACTACGAGAACGCGCGGGCCAGCAACAGCAGCTGGGTATTCCCGGTCGATGACACCGGCCAGCAGTCCAGCACCACGCCGCTGCTGATTCCAGACCGCAGCGCCTTCCATGCCAGCACGCTGGCGTTGTACGTGCAGGATGAATGGAAGATCGGCGACGACTGGACCGTGAACTATGGCCTGCGTGGTGACCGCTACAAGGCCTTCGGCCGCACCGAGGGCCAACTCAGCCCGCGCCTGGGCGTGGTCTGGAATGCCAGCGACAGCACCACCGTGCACGCCGGTTACTCACGCTACTTCACGCCACCGGCCAGCGACCTGATCGCCAGCAGCGACATCGCGCTATACGACGGCACCACCAACCAGCAGCCCAGCGGCGGCAACAACACGCCGCTGGCCGAGCGCAGCGACTACTACGACATCGGCGTCTCGCAGCAACTGGGCGAGCACCTGACCCTGGGCCTGGACGCGTACGACCGCCGTGTTGCGCGGCTGCAGGATGAAGGCCAGTTCGGCGCCGCCTACATCTACTCGACCTTCAACTATCGCCGTGGCCATATCCGTGGCCTGGAGTTCAGTGCCGACTACAGCAACGGTCCGTTCAGCGCCTACTTCAACGCGGCCTACAACAAGGCGATCGGCACCCAGGTCATCACCAGCCAGTACAACCTCGATCCGGATGCGCTGGCCTATGTGGCCGACCACTGGATCCACCTCGACCACGACCAGAAGCTGACCTCGTCAGGTGGCCTCAGCTACGCGTTCGCCGGGCACAACCGGATCGGGGCCAACTACGTGTTCGGCAGCGGCCTGCGTTCGGACATCGAGGGCGTGCCCAATGGTGGCGAGCTGCCGTCGTACCTGCAGGTGAACCTCAGCGCTGGGCACGACTTCAACGCCGACAGCGGCCATCCACTGCATGTGCAGCTGGCGGTGATCAACGCTTTGGACCGCAGCTACCAGCTGCGCGATGGCGGTGGCGTCGGCGTGTTCGCCCCGCAGTGGGGACCGCGCCGTGGCGCTTACCTGAGCCTGCAGCAGGATTTCTGA
- a CDS encoding class II 3-deoxy-7-phosphoheptulonate synthase — MSLSAVSPVPDPAATAAGAAWSPESWRGKTALQMPTYPDPVALDAALHELKRLPPLVTSWEILALKQQLAEAQEGKRFLLQGGDCAENFSDCESGTISNRLKVLLQMSLVLVHGLRQPVIRVGRFAGQYAKPRSADTETRDGVTLPSYRGDVINAPAFTEAARLPDPKRMLQAHAHSAMTMNFVRALIDGGFADLHHPEYWNLEWVRHSPLAAEYQKMVASIGDAVHFMETLAGARVHNLNRIDFYTSHEALLLPYEQALTRQVPRQQGWLNLSTHYPWIGMRTAALDGAHVEYLRGVRNPIAIKVGPSVTPDQLLRLIDVLNPHDEPGRLSFIHRMGAAQIAEKLPPLLDAVKRDGRRVLWVCDAMHGNTESTANGFKTRRFDNVRGEVEMSFDLHAAAGTRLGGVHLELTGEDVTECTGGARELTERDLERAYRSTVDPRLNYEQSLEIAMAIVRKQEQVR; from the coding sequence ATGAGCCTGTCCGCCGTTTCGCCTGTCCCCGATCCTGCCGCGACCGCCGCTGGCGCTGCTTGGTCGCCGGAGAGCTGGCGTGGCAAGACCGCGCTGCAGATGCCGACCTACCCGGACCCGGTGGCGCTGGACGCCGCCCTGCACGAACTGAAGCGGCTGCCGCCGCTGGTCACCTCGTGGGAGATCCTGGCGCTGAAGCAGCAGCTGGCCGAGGCCCAGGAAGGCAAGCGCTTCCTGCTGCAGGGCGGCGACTGCGCCGAGAATTTCAGCGACTGCGAATCGGGCACCATCTCCAACCGGCTGAAGGTGCTGCTGCAGATGAGCCTGGTGCTGGTGCACGGCCTGCGCCAGCCGGTGATCCGTGTTGGGCGCTTTGCCGGCCAGTACGCCAAGCCACGTTCGGCCGATACCGAGACCCGCGACGGCGTGACGCTGCCCAGCTACCGTGGTGACGTGATCAATGCCCCGGCGTTCACTGAAGCCGCGCGTTTGCCGGATCCGAAGCGGATGCTGCAGGCACACGCGCACTCGGCGATGACCATGAACTTCGTGCGTGCGCTGATCGACGGCGGCTTCGCCGACCTGCACCACCCCGAGTACTGGAACCTGGAGTGGGTGCGGCATTCGCCGTTGGCTGCCGAGTACCAGAAGATGGTGGCCTCGATCGGTGATGCGGTGCACTTCATGGAAACCCTGGCCGGGGCCCGCGTGCACAACCTCAACCGCATCGATTTCTACACCTCGCACGAAGCGCTGCTGCTGCCGTATGAGCAGGCGCTGACCCGGCAGGTGCCGCGCCAGCAGGGCTGGTTGAACCTGAGCACGCATTACCCGTGGATCGGCATGCGCACGGCCGCGCTCGATGGCGCGCACGTGGAATACCTGCGTGGCGTACGCAATCCGATTGCGATCAAGGTCGGCCCATCGGTGACGCCGGACCAGCTGCTGCGCCTGATCGATGTGCTCAACCCGCACGACGAACCAGGTCGACTGAGCTTCATCCATCGCATGGGTGCAGCGCAGATTGCCGAGAAGCTGCCGCCACTGCTGGATGCCGTCAAGCGTGATGGCCGCCGCGTGCTGTGGGTGTGCGATGCGATGCACGGCAACACCGAAAGCACCGCCAATGGCTTCAAGACACGGCGCTTTGACAATGTGCGTGGCGAAGTGGAGATGTCATTCGATCTGCATGCGGCCGCAGGCACGCGCCTGGGTGGCGTGCACCTGGAACTGACCGGTGAGGATGTGACCGAATGCACCGGTGGCGCGCGCGAACTGACCGAGCGTGACCTGGAGCGCGCGTATCGTTCGACGGTGGACCCGCGGTTGAACTACGAGCAGTCGCTGGAGATTGCGATGGCGATCGTGCGCAAGCAGGAGCAAGTGCGGTAA
- a CDS encoding mechanosensitive ion channel family protein, translating into MREAVCLAVRVEVATVHWQSAQAYAWPLGLAALVGGIGAWLILWIYHRLKGRDRRRARIGRVLGLPMATAWPLLLLIPALQATPLQDPLLGHLQHGLHIALMACFVWLLVRAVAAGERAILRSHPIDVSDNLEARRIQTQTRVLSRVLMGGIIVLGASLVLLTFPMVQKIGTALLASAGLIGLVAGIAAKPVFGNLIAGLQIAVTQPIRLDDVVIVEGEWGRIEEIGSSYVVVRIWDERRMVVPLTWFIENPFQNWTRRSADLLGTAFLWLDYRAPIAAIRAELERICRGEALWDGRVCVTQVTETSERAIQVRLLVSARSSGDAFDLRCLVRERMLDFLAREHPQSLPQVRARLQHDDELDMPRGPRARTADVRSPGAEDGEAAIVPEEPDQPL; encoded by the coding sequence ATGCGCGAGGCTGTCTGCTTGGCTGTTCGAGTGGAGGTGGCAACGGTGCACTGGCAAAGCGCACAGGCATATGCATGGCCGTTGGGTCTGGCAGCGTTGGTGGGCGGCATCGGCGCGTGGCTGATCCTGTGGATCTATCACCGGCTGAAAGGGCGTGATCGCCGGCGTGCGCGCATCGGGCGCGTGCTCGGGCTGCCGATGGCCACCGCGTGGCCGCTGCTGCTCTTGATTCCCGCCTTGCAGGCGACGCCATTGCAGGATCCGTTGCTGGGCCATCTGCAGCACGGACTACACATTGCATTGATGGCCTGCTTTGTCTGGCTGCTGGTACGCGCGGTGGCGGCGGGCGAGCGCGCGATCCTGCGCAGCCATCCCATCGATGTCTCCGACAACCTGGAAGCGCGCCGCATCCAGACCCAAACGCGGGTGCTCAGCCGCGTGCTGATGGGCGGCATCATCGTGCTCGGCGCGTCGCTGGTACTGCTGACGTTCCCGATGGTGCAGAAGATCGGCACCGCGCTGCTGGCATCGGCAGGCCTGATCGGCCTGGTGGCCGGTATCGCCGCCAAGCCGGTGTTCGGCAACCTGATCGCCGGCCTGCAGATCGCGGTGACGCAGCCCATCCGGCTGGATGACGTGGTGATCGTCGAGGGCGAGTGGGGCCGCATCGAGGAGATCGGCAGCAGCTACGTGGTGGTGCGTATCTGGGATGAGCGGCGGATGGTGGTGCCGCTGACCTGGTTCATCGAGAACCCGTTCCAGAACTGGACGCGGCGCAGCGCCGACCTGCTCGGCACCGCGTTCCTGTGGTTGGACTACCGTGCGCCGATTGCGGCGATCCGTGCCGAGCTCGAACGCATCTGCCGGGGCGAAGCGCTGTGGGATGGCCGGGTCTGCGTGACCCAGGTGACCGAGACCAGCGAGCGTGCCATCCAGGTGCGCCTGCTGGTCAGCGCGCGCAGCTCCGGTGATGCCTTCGACCTGCGTTGCCTGGTGCGCGAGCGCATGCTTGATTTCCTCGCGCGCGAGCATCCGCAGTCGCTGCCGCAGGTGCGTGCGCGGCTGCAACACGATGACGAGCTGGATATGCCGCGCGGTCCACGTGCACGTACCGCGGATGTGCGTTCACCAGGTGCGGAGGATGGTGAGGCAGCGATCGTGCCGGAGGAGCCCGACCAGCCGCTGTAG
- a CDS encoding amidase → MRPSLPPLLICLLAALPALLSAGCSPATPSAHAAEPASRNVPFPYAETDVTDLQARMTAGELDSTTLTQAYLQRIAALDRTGPRLRAVIELNPDALKDAAARDRERRDGRLRGPLHGIPLLLKDNINAAPMATSAGSLALQGFRPDDAYLVRRLREAGAVVLGKTNLSEWANFRGNDSISGWSARGGQTRNPYRLSHSPCGSSSGSAVAVAANLASVAIGTETDGSIVCPAAINGVVGLKPTVGLVSRDGIIPISFSQDTAGPMARSVADAAAVLTAIAGRDDADPATATMPGRAVYDYTARLDPQGLRGKRIGLLQTPLLKYRGMPPLIEQAATELRRAGAVVVPVELPNQGAWAEAERTLLLYEFKAGLERYFSTHRAPLRSLAELIAFNQAHSKQELGLFGQELLVEADATAGLADPAYIRARSDARRLAGPEGIDAALAAHQLDALVAPTTGVAWPIRSEGDDFPGESYSAAAVAGYPSLTVPMGQIDGLPVGLLFMGTAWSEPKLIEMAYAYEQRTRARKPPHFDTDALIDAGEP, encoded by the coding sequence ATGCGCCCGTCCTTGCCGCCTCTGCTGATCTGCCTGCTCGCCGCGCTGCCTGCGCTGCTTTCGGCTGGCTGCAGCCCGGCCACGCCCAGCGCGCATGCGGCCGAACCTGCGAGCCGCAACGTGCCGTTCCCGTACGCCGAAACCGATGTCACCGACCTGCAGGCGCGGATGACCGCCGGTGAACTGGACAGCACCACCCTGACCCAGGCCTACCTGCAGCGCATTGCCGCGCTGGACCGCACCGGGCCGCGCCTGCGCGCGGTGATCGAGCTCAACCCCGATGCCCTGAAGGACGCCGCCGCGCGCGACCGCGAGCGCCGTGACGGCCGCCTGCGCGGCCCGCTGCATGGCATCCCGCTGCTGCTGAAGGACAACATCAACGCCGCGCCGATGGCCACCAGTGCCGGTTCACTGGCCCTGCAGGGCTTCCGCCCGGATGATGCCTACCTGGTGCGCCGGCTGCGCGAAGCCGGTGCAGTGGTGCTGGGCAAGACCAACCTCAGCGAATGGGCCAACTTCCGCGGCAATGATTCAATCTCCGGCTGGAGCGCGCGTGGCGGCCAGACCCGCAATCCCTATCGGCTGAGCCATTCGCCCTGTGGCTCCAGCAGCGGCAGCGCGGTGGCTGTGGCCGCCAACCTGGCCAGCGTGGCGATCGGTACCGAGACCGACGGCAGCATCGTCTGCCCGGCGGCGATCAACGGTGTGGTCGGTCTGAAGCCGACGGTCGGCCTGGTCAGCCGCGACGGCATCATCCCCATCTCCTTCAGCCAGGACACCGCCGGGCCGATGGCACGCAGCGTCGCCGACGCCGCCGCCGTTCTGACCGCGATCGCCGGCCGTGATGATGCCGACCCGGCCACCGCGACCATGCCCGGCCGTGCGGTCTACGACTACACCGCGCGACTGGACCCGCAGGGCCTGCGCGGCAAGCGCATCGGCCTGCTGCAGACGCCCCTGCTGAAGTACCGTGGCATGCCGCCACTGATCGAACAGGCGGCGACCGAGCTGCGCCGCGCCGGCGCCGTGGTGGTGCCGGTGGAGCTGCCCAACCAGGGCGCCTGGGCCGAGGCCGAGCGCACGCTGCTGCTGTACGAATTCAAGGCCGGGCTGGAGCGCTACTTCAGCACCCACCGCGCACCACTGCGCAGCCTGGCCGAGCTGATTGCCTTCAACCAGGCGCACAGCAAGCAGGAACTGGGCCTGTTCGGCCAGGAGCTGCTGGTGGAGGCCGATGCCACTGCCGGCCTGGCCGACCCCGCCTATATCCGCGCGCGCAGCGATGCGCGCCGCCTGGCCGGCCCGGAAGGCATCGACGCCGCCCTCGCCGCCCACCAGCTTGATGCGCTGGTCGCGCCCACCACCGGCGTGGCATGGCCGATCCGCAGCGAAGGCGACGACTTCCCCGGCGAGAGCTACAGCGCCGCCGCCGTGGCCGGTTATCCCAGCCTCACCGTCCCGATGGGCCAGATCGATGGCCTGCCGGTCGGCCTGCTGTTCATGGGCACCGCCTGGAGCGAACCGAAGCTGATCGAAATGGCCTATGCCTACGAACAGCGCACGCGCGCACGCAAGCCGCCGCACTTCGATACCGATGCGCTGATCGACGCCGGCGAGCCGTGA
- a CDS encoding DUF2127 domain-containing protein, with translation MNQSGYNPDPHRHPGLHVIALLEASKAMLALLAATGLEVLGPQPLRHGIMALIRRFSLDPDHGTLPSLLHMISPDAVHLAAAGMIGYGLLHLVEAWGLWRAKAWASWLGCLTASLYLPFDIFAIIRHPGWPSWTILAINLIVVYVLARDLRKRHR, from the coding sequence GTGAACCAGAGCGGCTACAACCCGGATCCACACCGGCATCCGGGTCTCCATGTCATCGCCCTGCTCGAAGCGAGCAAGGCGATGCTGGCGCTGTTGGCTGCCACCGGGCTGGAAGTGCTCGGACCGCAGCCGCTGCGGCACGGCATCATGGCCCTGATCCGGCGTTTCAGCCTGGATCCGGACCATGGCACCCTGCCCTCGCTGCTGCACATGATCAGCCCCGACGCGGTCCACCTGGCCGCGGCGGGGATGATCGGCTACGGCCTGCTGCACCTGGTCGAAGCCTGGGGCCTGTGGCGGGCCAAGGCCTGGGCCTCCTGGCTGGGTTGCCTGACCGCCTCGCTTTACCTGCCTTTCGACATCTTCGCGATCATCCGCCACCCCGGCTGGCCGTCGTGGACGATCCTGGCGATCAACCTGATCGTGGTCTACGTGCTCGCCCGCGACCTGCGCAAGCGCCACCGCTGA
- the typA gene encoding translational GTPase TypA, with protein MSIENLRNIAIVAHVDHGKTTLVDQLLKQSGTLSERTVLAERVMDSNDQEKERGITILAKNTAITWEDKKTGIKNRINIVDTPGHADFGGEVERVLSMVDTVLILVDAMDGPMPQTRFVTQKAFAMGFKPIVVVNKVDRPGARPEWVIDQVFDLFDKLGATNEQLDFPIVYASGLNGYAGLEDTVRDGDMTPLYEAIMQHAPRPEVDPEGPFQMRISQLDYNNFVGVIGIGRIQRGTLKKNMQVAVIDREGKKRNGKVLQVLGFMGLERIEQDTAEAGDIVAISGIQELTISDTICAPDFPEALPALTVDEPTISMTFQVNNSPFAGNKDLSGGKFLTSRQIKDRLDREKVHNVALKVEQLEDADKFLVSGRGELHLSVLIENMRREGYELAVSRPEVIIKEIDGQMMEPIEQLVVDIEEIHQGGVMEKLGTRKGQLKNMESDGKGRVRLEYSIPARGLIGFQNEFKTLTQGSGLLFHVFDHYGPKEQGAIAKRINGVMIANAPGTTPAYSLGPLQERGKLFAAEGDNVYEGQLVGIHSKDNDLTVNAIKTKPLTNMRASGKDDAIQLTPAIKYSLEQALDFIEDDELVEITPKEIRLRKKFLTESDRKKASRGG; from the coding sequence ATGTCCATCGAAAATCTTCGCAACATCGCCATCGTCGCCCACGTCGACCATGGCAAGACCACCCTGGTCGACCAGCTGCTGAAGCAGTCCGGCACCCTGTCCGAGCGCACCGTCCTCGCCGAGCGCGTGATGGACAGCAACGACCAGGAAAAGGAACGCGGCATCACCATCCTGGCCAAGAACACCGCCATCACCTGGGAAGACAAGAAGACCGGTATCAAGAACCGGATCAACATCGTCGACACCCCCGGCCACGCCGACTTCGGTGGTGAGGTCGAGCGCGTGCTGTCGATGGTCGACACCGTGCTGATCCTGGTCGACGCGATGGACGGCCCGATGCCGCAGACCCGCTTCGTGACCCAGAAGGCCTTCGCGATGGGCTTCAAGCCGATCGTCGTGGTCAACAAGGTCGACCGCCCGGGCGCCCGTCCGGAATGGGTGATCGACCAGGTCTTCGACCTGTTCGACAAGCTCGGCGCCACCAACGAGCAGCTGGACTTCCCGATCGTCTACGCCTCGGGCCTGAACGGCTACGCTGGCCTGGAAGACACCGTGCGCGACGGCGACATGACCCCGCTGTACGAAGCGATCATGCAGCACGCGCCGCGTCCGGAAGTGGACCCGGAAGGCCCGTTCCAGATGCGCATCAGCCAGCTGGACTACAACAACTTCGTGGGCGTGATCGGCATCGGCCGCATCCAGCGCGGCACCCTGAAGAAGAACATGCAGGTCGCGGTCATCGACCGTGAAGGCAAGAAGCGCAACGGCAAGGTGCTGCAGGTACTGGGCTTCATGGGCCTGGAGCGCATCGAGCAGGATACCGCCGAGGCCGGTGACATCGTGGCCATCTCCGGCATCCAGGAGCTGACCATCTCCGACACGATCTGCGCACCGGACTTCCCGGAAGCCCTGCCGGCGCTGACCGTCGACGAGCCGACCATCTCGATGACCTTCCAGGTCAACAACTCGCCGTTCGCCGGCAACAAGGACCTGTCCGGTGGCAAGTTCCTGACCAGCCGCCAGATCAAGGACCGCCTGGACCGTGAAAAGGTCCACAACGTGGCCCTGAAGGTCGAGCAGCTGGAAGACGCCGACAAGTTCCTGGTCTCCGGCCGTGGCGAACTGCACCTGTCGGTGCTGATCGAGAACATGCGTCGCGAAGGCTACGAGCTGGCCGTGTCGCGCCCGGAAGTGATCATCAAGGAAATCGACGGCCAGATGATGGAGCCGATCGAGCAGCTGGTGGTGGACATCGAAGAAATCCACCAGGGCGGCGTGATGGAAAAGCTGGGCACCCGCAAGGGCCAGCTGAAGAACATGGAATCGGACGGCAAGGGCCGCGTGCGCCTGGAATACTCGATCCCGGCCCGTGGCCTGATCGGCTTCCAGAACGAGTTCAAGACGCTGACCCAGGGTTCGGGCCTGCTGTTCCATGTGTTCGACCACTACGGTCCGAAGGAACAGGGCGCGATCGCCAAGCGCATCAACGGCGTGATGATCGCCAATGCGCCGGGCACCACGCCGGCCTACTCGCTGGGCCCGCTGCAGGAGCGCGGCAAGCTGTTCGCTGCTGAAGGCGACAACGTGTATGAAGGTCAGCTGGTCGGCATCCACTCCAAGGACAACGACCTGACCGTCAACGCGATCAAGACCAAGCCGCTGACCAACATGCGCGCTTCGGGCAAGGACGATGCGATCCAGCTGACCCCGGCGATCAAGTACTCGCTGGAGCAGGCCCTGGACTTCATCGAAGACGACGAGCTGGTCGAGATCACCCCGAAGGAGATCCGTCTGCGCAAGAAGTTCCTGACCGAAAGCGACCGCAAGAAGGCTTCGCGCGGCGGCTGA